The Rhodococcus rhodochrous DNA window GGCGATGATCGCGTATCTCGTCGAGCAGGGTGTGAACCGGGAACGGATCGTCGCCGATCCGTACGGTCTCGACACCTACGACACCGCCCGGCGCGCCGTGGCCACCTACGGCGTGCGGCAGGCACTGATCACGACCCAGGGCTTCCACCTTCCGCGCGCGGTGGCGTTGTGCCGGCGGGCGGGCATCGACATCGCCGGAGTCCGCGCCGCGAACGACGTGCGGCTGCGCACGCGGCTGAGGAATCTGGCGCGCGAGTACGTGCTGTCGCGACCCAAGGCGTTCCTCGAACTCCGGTTCCCGCGCGACCCGGCGGTGGAGACCCCACCGGACGACCGGCTCGCCGAGATCCTGGCCGGTCTCGAGCACGGTGCGGTGGCCGCCCCACCGTCTGCTTCCTAGGCTCGTGATCATGCGCCCCACAGCTCTCGTCACCGGAGGGGGTCGCGGTCTCGGCGCCGCGATCGCCCACGAACTCGCTCCCACCCACGATCTGCTCCTCGGCGGCCGACGTCGCGAGTCGCTCGATGCGATCCTCGAGGAACTGCCCGACGCCACACCGTGGCCCGTGGACCTGCTCGATCACGACGCCGTCGCCGCGGCCGCCGCCGACATCGACCGGCTCGACGTCCTCGTCCACAACGCCGGTGTCGCCGAACTGGGCACGATCGCCGACAGCGAGCCCCGGCAGTGGCGCGAGACGTTCGAGGCGAACGTCGTCGCCGTCGTCGCCCTGACGCAGGTGTTGCTGCCGGCCCTACGGGCCGCGAACGGCCACGTGGTGCTCATCAACTCGGGGGCGGGTCTGCGTGTTCGCCCCGGCTGGGGTGCCTATGCCGCGAGCAAGTTCGCACTGCGGGCGTTCGGCGACGCGCTGCGCGAGGAGGAACCCGCGCTGCGGGTCACCTCGATCCACCCGGGCCGGATCGACACCGACATGCAGCGCGCGATCGTCGCGTCGGAAGGTCGTGAGTACGACCCGTCGCAGTTCCTCAGCCCCGGCACAGTGGCGCGTGCGGTGCGGCAGGTCGTCGAGGCGCCGGTCGACGCCCACCCCACCGAGGTCGTTCTGCGTCCTCGCTGACAACTCGAAAGAGCTGACGGCTCGGAACGGCCGACGACTCAGAAGGGCAGCGGAATCACCACCGGGGGAGCGCCCGGGATCTGGATCTGGATCTGCGGAGGCGGCGGCGCAGGAGCTCGCGGCGCCGGCGGAGGTGCCGGTGCCGGAGCCGGAGCCGGAGCCGGAGCGGGTTCCGGAGCCGGCGGCGGTGGCGGTGGCTCCGGAGCGGGCGGAGGCGGAGGCGGCGGTTCCGGGGGCGGAGGCGGTGGTGCCGCGGCTTCCGGCACCGGAGCACGCCGCGGTGCGGGAACGGGTGCCTGCAGTGCCTCGGTCTCCGGGAGGGTTTCCTCCGTGGTCTCCGGTGCGGCCGGAGCCGTGGTCTTCGGCAGAGCCTCACCCACCGGCACGGGGACCATCGCGCCGGT harbors:
- a CDS encoding SanA/YdcF family protein: MLESVRSSSPLGAVSALVVGAVSALTLVSARVASEAKDLMYEVDDAPPAPVVIVPGARVHEGRPMRVLRSRLDVAVALMERGRVQAVLVSGDGAGTSGDEIEAMIAYLVEQGVNRERIVADPYGLDTYDTARRAVATYGVRQALITTQGFHLPRAVALCRRAGIDIAGVRAANDVRLRTRLRNLAREYVLSRPKAFLELRFPRDPAVETPPDDRLAEILAGLEHGAVAAPPSAS
- a CDS encoding SDR family oxidoreductase produces the protein MRPTALVTGGGRGLGAAIAHELAPTHDLLLGGRRRESLDAILEELPDATPWPVDLLDHDAVAAAAADIDRLDVLVHNAGVAELGTIADSEPRQWRETFEANVVAVVALTQVLLPALRAANGHVVLINSGAGLRVRPGWGAYAASKFALRAFGDALREEEPALRVTSIHPGRIDTDMQRAIVASEGREYDPSQFLSPGTVARAVRQVVEAPVDAHPTEVVLRPR